The Nitrospira sp. genome contains a region encoding:
- a CDS encoding TIGR00300 family protein, with amino-acid sequence MNQYQESVYLQGHIIDSLVLAKVLDLILMMGGTFDLEDVHIGKTREEPSHALIRIRTASQSLLGDILKAIQPHGASVKCEVDCRTASASADGVLPDEFYATTHLPTQIRLNGRWLDVDCIEMDLAIVVNEEGSAAHALPMGDVRRGDRIVVGREGVRVIPLQRPPERDVFGFMESQVSAERPHGHIIADIAARMRQLRERHKRGQADSKVLLAGGPAIIHAGGRDALAWLIEEGFVHILFCGNALAAHDMEADLYGTSLGFGLTAGRAVPHGHEHHLRTINRIRAIGSIESAVTSGVIKQGIMASCVRQGIPVVMAGTIRDDGPLPGVITDSVRAQSAMRAAVPGVGLALLVASTLHAVATGNLLPATVPTVCVDVNPSVPTKLADRGSFQAVGLVMDAASFLSELARLLGRPA; translated from the coding sequence ATGAACCAGTACCAGGAAAGCGTCTACCTTCAAGGACACATCATCGATTCTCTCGTACTGGCGAAGGTGTTGGATCTCATCCTGATGATGGGGGGTACGTTTGACCTTGAAGATGTACATATTGGAAAGACCCGGGAGGAACCATCTCACGCACTCATTCGCATTCGAACAGCCTCGCAATCGCTCTTAGGCGACATCCTCAAGGCGATCCAACCACACGGCGCGTCGGTCAAGTGTGAGGTAGACTGCCGGACCGCCAGCGCGTCCGCCGACGGAGTGTTACCCGATGAGTTCTACGCCACGACGCATTTACCCACCCAGATCCGTCTCAATGGTCGATGGCTGGACGTGGATTGTATCGAGATGGATCTGGCGATTGTAGTCAACGAAGAAGGCTCAGCGGCCCACGCCCTCCCGATGGGCGACGTTCGACGGGGAGATCGAATCGTCGTGGGCCGTGAAGGCGTCCGTGTCATTCCCCTGCAACGTCCGCCTGAACGGGATGTCTTCGGCTTCATGGAATCGCAGGTGTCGGCCGAACGCCCGCACGGCCATATTATTGCCGACATTGCTGCGCGGATGCGCCAACTGCGTGAACGGCACAAACGGGGGCAGGCGGATTCGAAGGTCCTGCTCGCGGGTGGGCCTGCGATCATTCACGCAGGAGGACGAGACGCGTTGGCGTGGCTCATCGAGGAAGGATTCGTACACATCCTGTTCTGCGGGAATGCGCTCGCGGCTCACGACATGGAAGCGGACTTGTACGGCACCTCATTAGGGTTTGGGCTGACCGCGGGTCGCGCGGTCCCGCATGGCCATGAGCATCATTTGCGGACGATCAACCGCATTCGGGCAATCGGCAGTATTGAATCGGCGGTCACCTCCGGCGTCATCAAGCAGGGGATTATGGCATCCTGCGTCCGACAAGGCATTCCGGTCGTGATGGCGGGAACGATCCGCGACGACGGCCCGCTTCCCGGTGTGATCACGGATTCCGTCCGCGCACAAAGCGCCATGCGTGCCGCAGTTCCCGGTGTCGGGCTGGCATTGCTGGTCGCATCCACGCTGCATGCCGTGGCAACCGGGAATCTCTTGCCGGCAACGGTTCCGACCGTCTGTGTGGACGTGAATCCCTCCGTACCGACCAAGCTCGCCGATCGCGGAAGTTTTCAGGCTGTGGGGCTCGTGATGGACGCGGCATCGTTTCTGTCCGAGTTGGCCAGACTCCTAGGACGGCCGGCATGA
- a CDS encoding outer membrane beta-barrel protein, whose product MSDPGGLPMEPHAPVWAHSGIFTKTFLQVSFALILIVPTAYSEIYIGGQIGTTLFGDNNKLARVDLTDLGGPPGSTLSPPGSMSGRDLASSPMLGGKIGYYFPQVPWFGLEAEAYYRTPHIEEQSTRVSILQGSILNGVGPVPGGDIIGSLPGDHFRVITVAPFNLMLRYHKTRLQPYLGIGPGIFLARVKTTVSGFEGTQSSTRVGLNVKFGGEYFFTRHISGFGEVRYNYAALNFDANDAGAFGFRAIYNPIIFSFGINYHF is encoded by the coding sequence ATGAGCGATCCCGGAGGATTGCCAATGGAACCACACGCTCCTGTATGGGCTCACTCGGGGATCTTTACAAAGACGTTTCTGCAAGTATCCTTTGCGCTGATTCTGATTGTGCCGACTGCCTATTCGGAAATATACATTGGAGGCCAAATCGGAACCACACTATTCGGCGACAACAACAAACTGGCTAGAGTTGATCTTACTGATCTCGGTGGTCCTCCCGGATCCACACTCTCTCCTCCAGGATCTATGTCAGGCCGTGACTTAGCCAGTTCTCCAATGCTGGGCGGGAAAATCGGCTACTACTTTCCGCAAGTGCCGTGGTTTGGTCTCGAGGCGGAGGCATACTATAGGACACCTCACATTGAGGAACAGTCGACAAGAGTTAGCATTCTTCAGGGATCGATCTTAAACGGGGTTGGTCCTGTGCCTGGGGGCGATATCATAGGCAGTCTGCCGGGTGATCATTTTCGAGTTATTACTGTCGCCCCCTTCAATCTTATGTTGCGGTATCACAAGACAAGGCTCCAACCCTACCTAGGAATCGGCCCTGGAATATTTTTAGCTCGTGTAAAAACCACAGTTTCTGGATTTGAAGGGACGCAGAGCTCAACCAGAGTGGGTTTGAACGTCAAGTTTGGAGGAGAGTATTTCTTTACACGCCATATCTCAGGATTCGGAGAAGTCCGGTACAACTATGCGGCCCTCAATTTTGATGCGAATGACGCCGGAGCTTTTGGATTTCGAGCCATTTATAATCCGATTATCTTTTCGTTTGGAATCAATTACCATTTCTAG
- a CDS encoding NAD(P)-dependent glycerol-3-phosphate dehydrogenase, whose translation MPAINAIAIIGAGAWGTALAKHLAEKGFAVRLWAYEHDVVSAINASHENPVFLKGVTLPRSLTATHSLVEAVTGCEGIVFAVPSHATRSVLHKMAPALPGSIPLVCATKGIEEHTTKLMTEVMEDELPPSMHRSFMVLSGPSFASEFSAGRPTAVCLAGTDGELVRRFQGALMTPAFRVYADTDMIGVQLGGALKNVMALAAGVIDGLELGLNARAALITRGLAETIRLGIAMGADPRTFYGLSGVGDLVLTCTGALSRNHSVGVRLGRGETLETILAGMQAVAEGVRTARAAFALARRYQVDMPITQEINAVLYDDKSCRKAVSDLMERDAKPEKEWA comes from the coding sequence ATGCCAGCCATCAACGCGATCGCGATTATCGGAGCCGGTGCCTGGGGTACTGCTTTGGCCAAACACCTTGCCGAGAAAGGGTTCGCCGTTCGTCTTTGGGCTTATGAACACGATGTCGTCAGCGCGATCAACGCCTCTCACGAAAACCCCGTTTTCCTTAAAGGGGTCACGCTCCCTCGAAGTTTGACGGCAACTCACTCTCTCGTTGAAGCCGTAACGGGTTGCGAAGGGATTGTTTTTGCCGTTCCTTCACATGCCACTCGATCCGTATTGCACAAGATGGCCCCCGCTCTCCCCGGCTCCATACCGTTGGTGTGCGCAACCAAGGGCATCGAGGAACACACCACCAAACTGATGACTGAGGTCATGGAAGATGAGTTGCCGCCCTCTATGCACCGTTCATTCATGGTGCTCTCCGGCCCCAGCTTCGCATCGGAATTCAGTGCGGGCCGACCTACGGCCGTGTGTTTGGCCGGCACCGATGGGGAATTGGTCAGGCGGTTTCAGGGCGCGTTGATGACACCCGCGTTTCGTGTGTACGCCGATACCGATATGATCGGTGTTCAACTCGGCGGCGCACTGAAGAACGTGATGGCGCTGGCCGCCGGCGTGATTGATGGGTTGGAGCTCGGCCTCAATGCCCGGGCAGCCCTCATTACACGCGGTCTGGCTGAGACCATTAGGCTTGGCATCGCGATGGGAGCTGATCCACGGACCTTCTATGGGCTCTCCGGTGTCGGCGATCTGGTATTGACATGTACGGGGGCGCTGAGCCGCAACCATTCAGTCGGTGTCCGGCTTGGTCGAGGGGAAACACTTGAGACGATTTTGGCCGGGATGCAGGCGGTCGCAGAAGGCGTACGGACGGCTCGTGCGGCATTCGCATTGGCCCGCCGCTATCAGGTCGATATGCCGATCACACAAGAGATCAACGCCGTCCTGTACGACGATAAGTCGTGTCGGAAGGCCGTGAGTGATCTCATGGAACGGGATGCCAAACCAGAGAAGGAATGGGCATGA
- the larC gene encoding nickel pincer cofactor biosynthesis protein LarC — protein MGRHLHFDCFSGVSGDMVLGALVSAGLPWAELVNGLKRLKLSGYRLRKRDVHRGTLPAIKVDVIIQKGFQRPLTLSRIRQILASSTLPDLVKERSRSIFDRLAEAESHAHGVEVKDVHFHEVGVVDSFIDVVGGVLGCHLLNATRITSSAINVGAGSIRTSHGLLPVPGPAVAALTNGVPIYSDGPRVELATPTGVALLRTLASEFGALPMMNSVAVGYGAGDRDPEGWPNALRVFLQEESVPDRRRIQRVMQIETNLDDLNPQLYEHIMERLFDVGAVDVALVPVVMKKSRPGVVLSCLATQDQTEAVLEVLFQETSTLGIRLQEVTRQILPRRFVSVTMQGGVVRMKVAEVGAGWGKAAPEYMDCKNIAKRTGRPLKTVMEEAMLAYRQGLTKRRTAHVRGRA, from the coding sequence GTGGGCCGACATCTCCATTTCGATTGTTTCTCCGGAGTGAGCGGAGACATGGTCTTGGGGGCGCTCGTGAGCGCCGGTTTGCCGTGGGCTGAATTGGTCAACGGCCTCAAACGACTGAAGCTCAGCGGCTATCGGTTACGTAAACGTGATGTGCATCGCGGCACACTGCCCGCGATAAAGGTCGATGTGATCATTCAGAAGGGGTTTCAACGGCCGTTGACCCTCTCGCGCATTCGGCAAATTCTTGCTTCCAGCACGTTGCCCGATCTCGTCAAGGAGCGAAGCCGGTCGATTTTCGACCGACTGGCGGAGGCGGAAAGCCACGCCCATGGAGTCGAAGTCAAAGATGTTCACTTTCATGAGGTCGGCGTCGTGGATTCTTTTATCGATGTCGTCGGAGGGGTCTTGGGCTGCCATCTCTTGAACGCGACCCGAATTACCTCCTCGGCCATCAACGTGGGGGCCGGTTCGATTCGGACTTCCCACGGGCTCCTGCCCGTTCCAGGACCGGCTGTGGCGGCGCTGACGAACGGTGTGCCGATCTATTCCGACGGTCCACGCGTCGAGCTTGCGACTCCCACCGGTGTCGCCTTACTTCGGACGTTGGCATCGGAATTCGGCGCCCTGCCGATGATGAACAGTGTGGCGGTGGGATACGGAGCCGGCGACCGAGATCCAGAAGGGTGGCCGAATGCCTTGCGCGTGTTTTTGCAGGAGGAGTCGGTTCCGGATAGGCGCCGAATTCAACGGGTGATGCAGATTGAAACGAATCTTGACGACCTCAATCCACAGCTCTATGAGCACATCATGGAGCGACTGTTCGACGTGGGAGCCGTGGATGTCGCACTGGTTCCCGTCGTGATGAAAAAGAGTCGCCCAGGTGTCGTCCTGAGCTGCCTTGCCACGCAAGACCAGACCGAGGCCGTGCTTGAAGTCCTGTTCCAGGAAACCTCCACTCTCGGAATACGGCTTCAAGAGGTAACCCGGCAGATCCTTCCCCGCCGGTTCGTCTCTGTCACGATGCAGGGTGGCGTGGTGCGTATGAAGGTCGCCGAAGTCGGTGCTGGATGGGGAAAAGCAGCACCGGAGTATATGGACTGTAAGAATATCGCAAAACGAACCGGTCGCCCGCTCAAGACCGTCATGGAGGAAGCGATGCTGGCCTATCGACAAGGACTCACCAAGCGCAGAACGGCACACGTGCGAGGCCGGGCGTGA
- the larB gene encoding nickel pincer cofactor biosynthesis protein LarB encodes MNPEGLERLLREVHRGEVTVEQALQRLRSLPFEDLGFASLDHHRSLRQGFPEVVLCEGKTTAQVIAIARALIKKEGPFLATRADPTVARAIRRMAPRARYHPDARIVAIHPSKPKHLGHILVVTAGTADVPVAEEARVTAEVMGSHVEQLYDVGVAGIHRLLGKKDRLFDAQVVVVVAGMDGVLPSVVGGLVQCPVIAVPTSRGYGASFGGLAALLTMLNSCAAGVGVMNIDNGFGAACLAHRINMLGARR; translated from the coding sequence ATGAATCCGGAAGGACTCGAACGGCTGCTGCGGGAGGTCCATCGGGGAGAGGTCACGGTGGAACAGGCACTCCAACGCCTGCGGTCCCTGCCTTTTGAGGACCTCGGCTTTGCCTCGCTCGATCACCACCGGTCGCTCCGTCAAGGATTTCCCGAAGTCGTCTTGTGCGAGGGGAAGACTACCGCACAAGTGATCGCGATCGCTCGGGCTCTTATCAAAAAAGAGGGACCGTTTCTCGCCACTCGCGCCGACCCAACAGTCGCGCGCGCCATTCGCCGCATGGCCCCCCGGGCACGCTACCATCCGGACGCGCGCATCGTGGCGATTCATCCCTCAAAACCAAAACATCTGGGGCATATACTTGTGGTCACCGCGGGGACTGCCGATGTGCCCGTGGCCGAAGAAGCCCGTGTCACAGCAGAAGTCATGGGGAGCCATGTGGAACAACTGTACGATGTCGGCGTCGCAGGGATCCATCGGCTGCTTGGGAAAAAAGACCGGCTGTTTGATGCGCAGGTGGTGGTCGTCGTCGCCGGTATGGACGGCGTCTTACCGAGTGTCGTCGGTGGCTTGGTGCAGTGTCCGGTCATCGCCGTCCCGACCAGCCGCGGCTATGGGGCGAGTTTCGGAGGACTGGCTGCTCTTTTGACGATGCTCAATTCTTGCGCAGCGGGGGTGGGGGTGATGAATATCGACAATGGATTCGGCGCGGCATGTCTCGCGCATCGAATCAATATGTTGGGTGCGAGGCGTTAG